A region of Pseudomonas sp. PDM14 DNA encodes the following proteins:
- a CDS encoding PP0621 family protein: protein MVRLLFWIALIGAAVWLWRRFKTPQRPTQQPEQDAAPMVRCSQCGVHVPRTSALPYQQGWYCSQAHLPQGAQRSE, encoded by the coding sequence ATGGTTCGTCTACTGTTCTGGATCGCGCTGATCGGCGCTGCCGTCTGGCTCTGGCGCCGCTTCAAGACGCCGCAACGCCCTACCCAGCAGCCCGAGCAGGACGCAGCGCCGATGGTTCGCTGCAGTCAATGTGGCGTGCATGTACCGCGCACCAGTGCCCTGCCCTATCAGCAAGGCTGGTACTGCAGCCAGGCCCACCTGCCGCAGGGCGCACAGCGGAGTGAATAG
- a CDS encoding outer membrane protein assembly factor BamD, producing MQVKHLLLIAILALTAACSSNKPEVDENLSETALYQQAQDDLNNSSYTNAVAKLKALESRYPFGRYAEQAQLELIYAYYKNMEPEATKSAAERFIRLHPQHPSVDYAYYLKGLAAFDQDRGLLARFLPLDMTKRDPGAARDSFNEFAQLTSRYPNSRYAPDAKARMVYLRNLLAAYEIHVAHYYLTRQAYVAAANRGRYVVENFQETPSVGDGLAVMTEAYQRLEMDDLAATSLETLKLNYPDHESLVDGNFVPREEEADNRSWLAKATLGLIESDTPLPPGETRASQDVIRQYEDAEQEIPDELKPENQAELEEEEQEAEGNSSDRSWFSYMTFGVFD from the coding sequence GCCGGAAGTCGACGAAAACCTGAGTGAGACCGCGCTGTATCAGCAGGCCCAGGATGATCTCAACAACAGCAGCTACACCAATGCGGTGGCCAAGCTGAAGGCCCTGGAATCGCGCTACCCGTTCGGCCGCTACGCCGAGCAGGCGCAGCTGGAACTGATCTACGCCTACTACAAGAACATGGAGCCAGAGGCCACCAAGTCGGCCGCCGAGCGCTTCATCCGCCTGCACCCGCAGCACCCGAGCGTGGACTACGCCTACTACCTCAAGGGCCTGGCCGCGTTCGACCAGGATCGCGGCCTGCTGGCGCGCTTCCTGCCGCTGGACATGACCAAACGTGACCCGGGCGCCGCGCGCGACTCGTTCAACGAATTCGCCCAGCTGACCAGCCGCTACCCCAACAGCCGCTACGCACCGGACGCCAAGGCGCGCATGGTCTACCTGCGCAACCTGCTGGCTGCCTATGAAATCCACGTCGCCCACTACTACCTGACCCGTCAGGCCTACGTCGCCGCCGCTAACCGCGGTCGCTACGTGGTGGAGAACTTCCAGGAAACCCCATCCGTCGGTGACGGCCTGGCAGTGATGACCGAAGCCTACCAGCGTCTGGAAATGGACGACCTGGCTGCCACTAGCCTGGAAACCCTGAAGCTCAACTACCCGGACCACGAAAGCCTGGTCGATGGCAACTTCGTCCCGCGCGAAGAAGAAGCCGACAACCGCTCCTGGCTGGCCAAGGCCACCCTCGGCCTGATCGAATCCGACACCCCGCTGCCGCCCGGCGAAACCCGCGCCAGCCAGGATGTCATTCGCCAGTACGAAGACGCCGAGCAGGAAATCCCGGACGAGCTGAAGCCGGAAAACCAGGCCGAACTGGAAGAGGAAGAGCAGGAAGCCGAAGGCAACAGCAGCGACCGCTCCTGGTTCAGCTACATGACATTCGGCGTGTTCGACTGA